From Pseudomonas hefeiensis, one genomic window encodes:
- the rnr gene encoding ribonuclease R, with amino-acid sequence MADWQSLDPEAAREAEKYENPIPSRELILAHLADRGSPASREQLVEEFGLTTEDQLEALRRRLRAMERDAQLIYTRRGTYAPVDKLDLILGRIAGHRDGFGFLIPDDGSDDLFMSPAQMRLVFDGDRALARVSGLDRRGRREGVIVEVVSRAHESIVGRYFEEGGIGFVVADNPKIQQEVLVTPGRNANAKVGQFVEVKITHWPTPRFQPQGDVVEVVGNYMAPGMEIDVALRTYDIPHVWPEAVLKEAAKLKPEVEEKDKEKRIDLRHLPFVTIDGEDARDFDDAVFCEAKPGKLRLFSGGWKLYVAIADVSSYVKLGSALDAEAQVRGNSVYFPERVVPMLPEQLSNGLCSLNPHVDRLAMVCEMTISKSGEMTDYCFYEAVIHSHARLTYNKVSAMLETPKLAESRKLRGEYTDVVPHLKELYSLYKVLLAARHVRGAIDFETQETRIIFGSERKIAEIRPTVRNDAHKLIEECMLAANVATAEFLKKHEIPALYRVHDGPPPERLEKLRAFLGELGLSLHKGKDGPSPKDYQALLAGIKDRPDFHLIQTVMLRSLSQAVYSADNQGHFGLNYEAYTHFTSPIRRYPDLLTHRAIRSVIHSKMNTPHVKRAGAMTIPKARIYPYDEAALEQLGEQCSMSERRADEATRDVVNWLKCEFMKDRVGESFPGVITAVTGFGLFVELTDIYVEGLVHVTALPGDYYHFDPVHHRLAGERTGRSFRLGDTVEVRVMRVDLDERKIDFEMAEKTISAPIGRKKRGTETSAPAAKTAAEPAAAKTAAEPAAAKSGRRGPAKEKAVEAYRPSDAAAKNAELRKSREMKQALLAEAKSGGKAASGGKTGRSAPDKATGKPSKHRKGPPKAGSAPAKSGGARKPKAKS; translated from the coding sequence ATGGCCGATTGGCAGTCCCTCGATCCCGAGGCCGCTCGTGAAGCGGAAAAATACGAAAACCCTATTCCTAGCCGCGAACTGATCCTGGCGCATCTCGCCGATCGGGGTTCGCCTGCTAGCCGCGAGCAACTGGTCGAAGAGTTCGGTCTGACCACCGAAGACCAGCTCGAAGCCCTGCGCCGCCGTCTGCGCGCCATGGAGCGCGATGCTCAGTTGATCTATACCCGGCGCGGCACCTATGCGCCCGTGGACAAGCTTGACCTGATCCTGGGCCGCATCGCCGGTCACCGCGACGGTTTCGGCTTCCTGATCCCGGACGACGGCAGCGACGATCTGTTCATGAGCCCGGCGCAGATGCGTCTGGTGTTCGACGGTGACCGGGCCCTGGCCCGGGTGTCCGGCCTGGACCGCCGTGGTCGCCGTGAGGGTGTGATCGTCGAAGTGGTGTCCCGTGCCCACGAAAGCATCGTCGGTCGCTACTTTGAAGAGGGCGGCATCGGTTTTGTCGTCGCGGACAACCCGAAGATCCAGCAGGAAGTGCTGGTCACCCCGGGCCGCAACGCCAACGCCAAGGTCGGTCAGTTTGTCGAGGTGAAAATCACCCACTGGCCAACCCCACGCTTCCAGCCCCAGGGCGATGTGGTGGAAGTGGTCGGTAACTACATGGCGCCGGGTATGGAAATCGATGTTGCCTTGCGCACCTACGACATTCCTCACGTCTGGCCCGAAGCGGTCCTGAAAGAAGCCGCCAAGCTCAAGCCTGAAGTCGAAGAGAAAGATAAAGAGAAGCGCATCGACCTGCGCCACTTGCCGTTCGTCACCATCGACGGCGAAGACGCCCGGGATTTCGACGATGCGGTTTTCTGCGAAGCCAAGCCGGGCAAATTGCGCCTGTTCTCCGGCGGCTGGAAGTTGTACGTGGCGATTGCCGACGTTTCCAGCTACGTGAAACTCGGTTCGGCGCTGGACGCCGAAGCCCAGGTGCGCGGTAACTCGGTGTACTTCCCTGAGCGTGTCGTACCGATGCTGCCAGAGCAACTGTCCAACGGTTTGTGCTCGCTCAATCCTCACGTCGATCGTCTGGCCATGGTTTGCGAGATGACCATCTCCAAATCTGGCGAAATGACCGACTACTGCTTCTACGAAGCCGTGATCCATTCCCACGCCCGCCTGACCTACAACAAAGTCAGCGCGATGCTGGAAACCCCGAAACTTGCCGAATCGCGCAAACTTCGCGGCGAATACACCGATGTCGTGCCGCATCTCAAAGAGCTGTACTCGCTCTATAAAGTGCTGCTGGCGGCGCGTCATGTACGTGGCGCGATCGACTTTGAAACCCAGGAAACCCGGATCATTTTCGGCTCCGAGCGCAAGATCGCCGAGATTCGTCCGACGGTGCGCAACGATGCCCACAAGCTGATCGAGGAATGCATGCTGGCCGCCAACGTGGCCACTGCTGAGTTCCTGAAGAAGCATGAAATTCCTGCGTTGTACCGGGTCCACGATGGCCCGCCGCCGGAGCGTCTGGAAAAACTGCGCGCCTTCCTCGGTGAGCTCGGCTTGTCCCTGCACAAAGGCAAGGACGGTCCGTCGCCCAAGGATTACCAGGCCCTGCTGGCCGGTATCAAGGATCGCCCGGATTTCCACCTGATCCAGACCGTGATGCTGCGCTCGTTGAGCCAGGCGGTATACAGCGCCGATAACCAGGGTCACTTCGGCCTGAACTACGAAGCCTATACCCACTTCACATCGCCGATCCGTCGCTATCCTGACTTGCTCACGCATCGGGCGATCCGCAGCGTGATCCATTCGAAGATGAACACCCCACACGTCAAGCGTGCCGGTGCGATGACCATCCCCAAGGCGCGCATCTACCCGTACGACGAGGCGGCCCTGGAGCAACTCGGCGAGCAATGCTCGATGAGCGAGCGCCGTGCCGATGAAGCGACTCGCGACGTTGTGAACTGGCTCAAGTGCGAGTTCATGAAAGATCGCGTGGGTGAGTCGTTCCCGGGCGTGATCACTGCCGTGACCGGTTTTGGCCTGTTCGTCGAACTGACCGACATCTACGTCGAAGGCCTGGTGCACGTCACCGCGCTGCCGGGCGATTACTACCACTTCGACCCAGTGCATCACCGCTTGGCGGGTGAACGTACTGGTCGCAGCTTCCGCCTCGGCGATACGGTCGAAGTGCGGGTCATGCGCGTTGATCTCGACGAGCGCAAGATCGACTTCGAGATGGCAGAAAAAACCATCAGCGCGCCGATTGGCCGCAAGAAGCGCGGTACCGAAACTTCTGCGCCTGCGGCCAAGACCGCCGCCGAGCCTGCTGCGGCCAAGACCGCCGCCGAGCCTGCTGCGGCCAAATCCGGGCGTCGTGGTCCGGCCAAGGAAAAAGCCGTCGAAGCCTATCGCCCGAGCGATGCGGCGGCGAAAAACGCCGAGCTGCGCAAAAGCCGTGAGATGAAACAGGCGTTGCTGGCCGAAGCCAAGAGCGGCGGTAAAGCGGCGTCTGGGGGAAAGACCGGACGGTCGGCGCCGGACAAGGCGACCGGCAAGCCGAGCAAACACCGTAAAGGCCCGCCCAAAGCAGGCTCGGCCCCAGCCAAGAGCGGCGGGGCGCGCAAACCCAAGGCCAAGTCATGA
- the rlmB gene encoding 23S rRNA (guanosine(2251)-2'-O)-methyltransferase RlmB yields the protein MSQLEKIYGVHAVEALLRHHPKRVKQIWLAEGRSDPRVQTLIELASENRVAVGQAERREMDAWVEGVHQGVVAEVSPSQVWGEAMLDELLDRTEGAPLLLVLDGVTDPHNLGACLRSADAAGALAVIVPKDKSATLTPVVRKVACGAAEVIPLVAVTNLARTLEKLQQRGLWVVGTAGEAEVSIYDQDLTGPTILIMGAEGKGMRRLTREHCDYLVKLPMAGSVSSLNVSVATGVCLFEAQRQRSVKVAAAAKKS from the coding sequence ATGAGTCAGTTGGAAAAAATCTACGGCGTGCATGCCGTGGAAGCATTGCTGCGTCACCATCCCAAGCGGGTCAAGCAGATCTGGCTGGCGGAGGGGCGTAGTGATCCGCGGGTCCAGACCCTGATCGAACTGGCCAGCGAGAATCGCGTGGCGGTCGGCCAGGCTGAACGGCGGGAAATGGACGCCTGGGTCGAAGGTGTGCACCAGGGTGTCGTGGCAGAGGTCAGCCCGAGCCAGGTCTGGGGCGAGGCGATGCTCGACGAGCTGCTCGATCGCACCGAAGGCGCGCCATTGTTGCTGGTACTGGACGGCGTGACCGATCCTCACAACCTCGGCGCTTGCCTGCGTTCGGCGGATGCGGCTGGCGCGTTGGCGGTGATCGTGCCCAAAGACAAGTCGGCAACGTTGACGCCAGTGGTGCGTAAAGTCGCCTGCGGCGCGGCGGAAGTGATTCCACTGGTGGCCGTGACCAACCTGGCGCGTACCCTGGAGAAACTCCAGCAGCGCGGCCTGTGGGTGGTCGGCACGGCGGGCGAGGCTGAGGTCAGCATTTATGACCAGGACCTGACGGGCCCGACCATCCTGATCATGGGTGCCGAAGGCAAGGGCATGCGCCGCCTGACCCGCGAGCATTGCGACTACCTGGTCAAGCTGCCGATGGCCGGCAGTGTCAGCAGCCTCAACGTCTCGGTCGCGACCGGCGTGTGCCTGTTCGAGGCCCAGCGCCAGCGTAGCGTCAAGGTTGCTGCGGCCGCCAAAAAATCCTGA
- the rpsF gene encoding 30S ribosomal protein S6: MRHYEIIFLVHPDQSEQVGGMVERYTKLIEEDGGKIHRLEDWGRRQLAYAINNVHKAHYVMLNVECTGKALAELEDNFRYNDAVIRNLVIRREEAVTGQSEMLKAEENRSERRERRDRPEHSDSAEGDDSDSDSDNSDNADE, translated from the coding sequence ATGCGTCATTACGAAATCATCTTTTTGGTCCACCCGGATCAAAGCGAGCAAGTCGGCGGCATGGTTGAGCGTTACACCAAGCTGATCGAAGAAGACGGCGGCAAAATCCACCGTCTGGAAGATTGGGGCCGTCGTCAACTGGCCTACGCAATCAACAATGTTCACAAGGCTCACTACGTGATGCTGAACGTTGAGTGCACCGGCAAGGCCCTGGCCGAGCTGGAAGACAACTTCCGCTACAACGATGCAGTGATCCGTAACCTGGTCATCCGCCGCGAAGAAGCCGTCACCGGCCAATCCGAGATGCTCAAGGCTGAAGAAAACCGCAGTGAGCGCCGTGAGCGTCGCGACCGTCCTGAGCACTCTGACAGCGCCGAAGGCGATGACAGCGATAGCGACAGCGACAACAGCGATAACGCTGACGAGTAA
- the rpsR gene encoding 30S ribosomal protein S18 has protein sequence MARFFRRRKFCRFTAEDVKEIDYKDLNTLKAYVSETGKIVPSRITGTKARYQRQLATAIKRARFLALLAYTDSHGR, from the coding sequence ATGGCACGTTTCTTCCGTCGTCGTAAATTCTGCCGCTTCACCGCTGAAGACGTGAAAGAGATCGATTACAAAGATCTCAACACTCTGAAAGCCTACGTATCCGAGACCGGCAAAATCGTTCCAAGCCGTATCACCGGTACCAAAGCTCGTTATCAGCGTCAGCTGGCCACCGCTATCAAGCGCGCCCGCTTCCTGGCCCTGCTGGCCTACACCGACAGCCACGGCCGCTGA
- the rplI gene encoding 50S ribosomal protein L9: MQLILLEKVTNLGNLGDKVNVKAGYGRNYLLPYGKATAATAANLAAFEERRAELEKAAADRKTSAESRAAQLAELEVTITATAGDEGKLFGSIGTHDIADALTASGVEVSKSEVRLPNGTIRNVGEFDVAVHLHAEVEATVRVVVVAA; encoded by the coding sequence ATGCAACTGATCCTTCTGGAAAAAGTCACCAACCTGGGCAACCTGGGTGACAAAGTAAACGTTAAGGCCGGTTACGGCCGTAACTACCTGCTGCCTTACGGCAAAGCCACCGCTGCGACCGCTGCCAACCTGGCCGCGTTCGAAGAGCGTCGCGCTGAGCTGGAAAAAGCGGCAGCAGACCGTAAAACCTCGGCTGAAAGCCGTGCTGCCCAACTGGCTGAGCTGGAAGTGACCATCACTGCCACCGCTGGCGACGAAGGCAAGCTGTTCGGTTCGATCGGTACTCACGACATCGCTGACGCACTGACCGCCTCTGGCGTTGAAGTGTCGAAGAGCGAAGTTCGTCTGCCGAACGGCACCATCCGCAACGTAGGCGAATTCGACGTAGCCGTGCACCTGCACGCTGAAGTTGAAGCCACCGTACGCGTTGTCGTGGTAGCAGCTTAA
- the dnaB gene encoding replicative DNA helicase — MNEITAPEQYDLQTAALKVPPHSIEAEQAVLGGLMLDNNAWERVLDQVSDGDFYRHDHRLIFRAIARLADQNMPIDVVTLAEQLDKEGQTSQVGGLGYLGELAKNTPSVANIKAYAQIVRERATLRQLIGISTEIADSAFNPEGRTAAEILDEAERQIFQIAEARPKTGGPVSVNDLLTKAIDRIDTLFNTDNAITGLSTGYTDLDEKTSGLQPSDLVIVAGRPSMGKTTFAMNLVENAVLRSDKAVLVYSLEMPGESLIMRMLSSLGRIDQTKVRSGQLEDDDWPRLTSAVNLLNDRKLFIDDTAGISPSEMRARTRRLVREHGDIALIMIDYLQLMQIPGSSGDNRTNEISEISRSLKALAKEFNCPVVALSQLNRSLEQRPNKRPVNSDLRESGAIEQDADVIMFVYRDEVYHPETEHKGIAEIIIGKQRNGPIGFIRLAFIGKYTRFENLAPGSYNFDDDE; from the coding sequence ATGAACGAAATCACCGCTCCCGAGCAATACGATCTGCAAACCGCTGCCCTGAAGGTGCCTCCGCACTCCATCGAGGCCGAACAGGCCGTGCTCGGTGGTCTGATGCTGGACAACAACGCCTGGGAACGCGTGCTCGATCAAGTATCCGACGGCGATTTCTACCGGCATGACCACCGCCTGATTTTCCGTGCCATCGCAAGATTGGCCGATCAGAACATGCCGATCGACGTGGTAACCCTGGCCGAGCAATTGGACAAGGAAGGCCAGACGTCTCAGGTTGGCGGCCTCGGTTATCTGGGTGAGCTGGCAAAAAACACGCCGTCTGTCGCCAACATCAAGGCCTATGCCCAGATCGTGCGTGAACGGGCGACCTTGCGCCAATTGATCGGCATCAGCACTGAAATCGCTGACAGCGCCTTCAACCCGGAAGGCCGAACCGCTGCCGAGATCCTCGACGAAGCGGAACGGCAAATCTTCCAGATCGCCGAGGCCCGGCCAAAAACCGGTGGCCCGGTGAGCGTCAACGATCTTTTGACCAAGGCCATCGATCGCATCGACACCCTGTTCAACACCGACAACGCCATCACCGGCCTGTCCACCGGCTACACCGACCTCGATGAGAAGACCAGCGGCTTGCAGCCATCGGACCTGGTCATCGTCGCCGGCCGTCCGTCGATGGGTAAAACCACTTTTGCAATGAACCTGGTAGAAAACGCGGTGTTGCGCAGCGACAAGGCTGTTCTGGTGTACTCCCTGGAGATGCCAGGTGAATCGCTGATCATGCGTATGCTCTCGTCCCTGGGTCGTATCGACCAGACCAAGGTCCGTTCCGGCCAACTGGAAGATGACGACTGGCCGCGCTTGACTTCGGCGGTCAACCTGCTCAACGACCGCAAGCTGTTCATCGACGATACTGCCGGTATCAGCCCATCGGAAATGCGCGCCCGAACCCGTCGTCTGGTGCGTGAGCACGGTGACATCGCGCTGATCATGATCGACTACCTGCAGTTGATGCAGATCCCGGGGTCCAGCGGCGACAACCGGACCAACGAGATTTCCGAAATCTCCCGTTCCCTCAAGGCCCTGGCCAAGGAATTCAACTGCCCGGTGGTGGCTCTCTCCCAGTTGAACCGTTCCCTGGAACAGCGCCCCAACAAACGTCCGGTGAACTCCGACTTGCGGGAATCCGGAGCGATCGAGCAGGACGCCGACGTGATCATGTTCGTCTACCGTGACGAGGTGTATCACCCTGAGACGGAACACAAGGGCATCGCCGAAATCATCATCGGCAAGCAGCGTAACGGCCCGATCGGCTTCATCCGCCTGGCCTTTATCGGCAAGTACACGCGCTTCGAAAACCTGGCGCCGGGTAGCTACAATTTTGATGACGACGAGTAA
- a CDS encoding YgiQ family radical SAM protein, whose translation MQAAKPLFDYPKYWAECFGPAPFLPMSREEMDQLGWDSCDIIIVTGDAYVDHPSFGMAIIGRLLEAQGFRVGIIAQPNWQSKDDFMKLGEPNLFFGVAAGNMDSMINRYTADKKIRSDDAYTPGGMAGKRPDRASLVYSQRCKEAYKHVPIVLGGIEASLRRIAHYDYWQDRVRNSILIDASADILLYGNAERAIVEVAQRLSYGHKIEDITDVRGTAFIRRDTPQGWYEVDSTRIDRPGKIDKIINPYVNTQDTAACAIEQEKGPVEDPSEAKVVQILASPRMTRDKTVIRLPSVEKVRGDAVLYAHANRVLHLETNPGNARALVQKHGEVDVWFNPPPIPMTTEEMDYVFGMPYARVPHPAYGKEKIPAYEMIRFSVNIMRGCFGGCTFCSITEHEGRIIQNRSEESIIREIEEIRDKVPGFTGVISDLGGPTANMYRIACKSPEIESACRKPSCVFPGICPNLNTDHSSLIQLYRSARALPGVKKILIASGLRYDLAVESPEYVKELVTHHVGGYLKIAPEHTEEGPLNQMMKPGIGSYDKFKRMFEKYTKEAGKEQYLIPYFIAAHPGTTDEDMMNLALWLKGNGFRADQVQAFYPSPMATATAMYHSGKNPLRKVTYKSDAVTIVKSEEQRRLHKAFLRYHDPKGWPMLREALTRMGRADLIGPGKNQLIPLHQPAADSYQSARRKNSTPAGSHKVGKETTKILTQHTGLPPRASDGGNPWDKREQAKAAAFARNQQAAKERKDAAKGKGPKPARKPVVPR comes from the coding sequence ATGCAAGCAGCCAAGCCGTTATTTGACTATCCCAAGTACTGGGCCGAATGTTTCGGCCCAGCGCCGTTCCTGCCCATGAGCAGGGAGGAGATGGATCAGCTCGGCTGGGATTCGTGCGACATCATCATCGTGACCGGTGATGCCTACGTCGATCACCCATCGTTCGGCATGGCGATCATCGGTCGGTTGTTGGAGGCCCAAGGCTTTCGCGTCGGGATCATTGCCCAGCCAAACTGGCAGTCCAAAGACGATTTCATGAAGCTCGGCGAGCCCAACCTGTTTTTTGGCGTCGCGGCCGGCAACATGGACTCGATGATCAACCGCTACACCGCCGACAAGAAAATTCGTTCCGATGACGCCTACACCCCCGGTGGCATGGCGGGCAAGCGGCCGGACCGCGCGAGCCTGGTCTACAGCCAGCGCTGCAAGGAAGCCTACAAGCATGTGCCGATCGTGCTCGGCGGTATCGAAGCGTCCCTGCGTCGTATCGCGCATTACGATTACTGGCAGGACCGCGTGCGCAACTCGATCCTGATTGACGCCAGCGCCGATATCCTGCTCTACGGCAACGCCGAGCGGGCGATTGTCGAAGTCGCCCAGCGTCTGTCTTACGGTCACAAGATCGAAGACATCACGGATGTGCGCGGCACGGCATTCATCCGCCGTGACACCCCGCAAGGCTGGTACGAGGTCGATTCCACGCGCATCGACCGTCCGGGCAAGATCGACAAGATCATCAACCCGTACGTGAACACCCAGGACACCGCTGCCTGCGCTATCGAGCAAGAGAAGGGGCCGGTCGAAGATCCGAGCGAAGCCAAGGTCGTACAAATCCTGGCAAGCCCGCGCATGACCCGCGACAAAACCGTGATCCGTCTGCCGTCGGTGGAAAAGGTCCGCGGCGATGCGGTGCTCTACGCTCACGCCAACCGCGTGCTGCATCTGGAAACCAACCCGGGCAATGCCCGTGCCTTGGTGCAGAAGCATGGTGAAGTCGATGTCTGGTTCAATCCGCCGCCCATTCCGATGACCACTGAGGAAATGGACTACGTGTTTGGCATGCCTTACGCACGTGTTCCCCATCCGGCGTATGGCAAGGAAAAAATCCCGGCTTACGAGATGATCCGTTTCTCGGTGAACATCATGCGGGGCTGCTTTGGCGGCTGCACCTTCTGCTCGATCACCGAGCATGAAGGCCGGATCATCCAGAACCGCTCTGAAGAATCGATCATTCGCGAGATTGAAGAGATTCGCGACAAGGTCCCGGGTTTCACCGGTGTCATCTCCGACCTCGGCGGTCCGACCGCGAACATGTATCGCATTGCCTGCAAGAGCCCGGAAATCGAATCCGCCTGCCGCAAGCCGTCTTGTGTGTTCCCCGGTATCTGCCCGAACCTCAATACCGACCATTCTTCGCTGATCCAGCTGTACCGCAGCGCCCGGGCATTGCCTGGGGTGAAGAAGATTCTGATTGCCTCCGGCCTGCGTTACGACCTGGCGGTCGAGTCGCCGGAATACGTCAAGGAACTGGTGACCCACCATGTGGGTGGTTATCTGAAGATCGCCCCGGAGCACACCGAGGAAGGTCCGCTCAACCAGATGATGAAACCGGGTATCGGCAGCTATGACAAATTCAAGCGGATGTTCGAGAAGTACACCAAGGAAGCCGGGAAAGAGCAGTACCTGATTCCGTACTTCATCGCCGCTCACCCGGGCACCACCGACGAAGACATGATGAACCTGGCGCTGTGGCTCAAGGGCAACGGTTTCCGCGCCGACCAGGTGCAGGCGTTCTATCCGTCGCCGATGGCCACGGCCACGGCCATGTACCATTCGGGCAAGAACCCGCTGCGCAAGGTCACCTACAAGAGCGACGCGGTGACCATCGTCAAGAGCGAGGAGCAGCGCCGCCTGCACAAGGCCTTCCTGCGTTATCACGACCCCAAGGGCTGGCCGATGCTGCGCGAAGCGCTGACCCGCATGGGCCGCGCCGACCTGATCGGGCCGGGCAAGAACCAGTTGATCCCGTTGCATCAGCCGGCCGCCGACAGCTACCAGAGCGCCCGTCGCAAAAACTCGACGCCGGCTGGCAGCCACAAGGTGGGCAAGGAAACCACCAAGATCCTGACCCAGCACACCGGTCTGCCACCGCGCGCCAGCGACGGCGGCAACCCGTGGGACAAGCGCGAGCAGGCCAAGGCCGCGGCATTCGCTCGCAACCAGCAGGCCGCCAAGGAGCGCAAGGACGCCGCCAAGGGCAAGGGGCCGAAACCGGCGCGCAAGCCTGTCGTGCCGCGCTAA
- a CDS encoding NAD synthetase, producing MSTPLPGIGMDYSPSQFMARQRIESQINLPRLFAAIDADPSIVGAGVVYIDAEFNVVTLREFKPICSIKPKRIILREAQKYIAPAQFAQQVQDNPRESRLVAEAVNTGLACAAAFISWTVVLSGTVLIPFSAGASTVVSVIAYTAAAASTVQCVGSGYRARNEIVDPAMNDYLDGEAWYQNVMIGLDAASLLGVGASALTTVRLVTVAKATTGKSLRDVLKGLNRQERAKLTQELLSIKHPEMSRRMIKLKQLAGGLPKRYTPTQLRHGTVTQIQDSLGAALGFTGSALSGNVKTIAVGLYEEME from the coding sequence ATGAGCACCCCTTTACCGGGTATCGGCATGGACTACAGCCCCTCCCAGTTCATGGCTCGCCAACGCATCGAAAGCCAGATCAACCTGCCGCGCCTGTTCGCGGCCATCGACGCCGATCCCAGTATCGTCGGCGCTGGCGTGGTGTACATCGATGCCGAATTCAACGTGGTGACCCTGCGCGAGTTCAAGCCGATTTGCAGTATCAAGCCCAAGCGGATCATCTTGCGCGAGGCGCAGAAGTACATTGCGCCGGCTCAGTTTGCGCAGCAGGTGCAGGACAATCCTCGTGAATCGCGATTGGTGGCTGAGGCGGTGAATACCGGTTTGGCCTGCGCTGCTGCATTTATCAGCTGGACCGTTGTTCTAAGCGGTACCGTGCTGATTCCGTTCAGTGCTGGAGCCAGTACAGTAGTGTCTGTAATTGCTTACACCGCAGCGGCGGCAAGTACCGTCCAGTGTGTTGGTAGTGGTTACCGGGCTCGCAATGAAATAGTCGACCCAGCCATGAATGACTACCTTGATGGCGAAGCTTGGTATCAGAACGTAATGATTGGATTGGACGCAGCATCACTGCTGGGTGTAGGGGCTAGTGCACTCACAACCGTCAGATTGGTCACTGTAGCAAAAGCAACTACAGGAAAAAGCTTGCGCGATGTTCTGAAAGGCTTAAATCGCCAGGAACGAGCAAAGCTGACCCAGGAACTGCTAAGTATCAAACACCCGGAAATGTCTCGCAGGATGATTAAGCTGAAGCAACTAGCCGGGGGGCTTCCCAAACGTTACACGCCCACTCAGCTTCGGCATGGCACCGTTACTCAGATACAGGACTCCTTAGGCGCCGCATTGGGGTTCACCGGCAGTGCCTTATCCGGCAATGTAAAAACTATTGCAGTGGGTCTTTATGAGGAGATGGAGTAG